A genomic stretch from Haloarchaeobius amylolyticus includes:
- a CDS encoding extracellular solute-binding protein — protein sequence MSMERRAVLKKLGVAGTLGTLAGCVGVQEQSTDTQANDGGGGNDNDGGGDSDSEETTTSSGPAGTAKVWYSLPDTEIPARKEAIENFNGNSKHTIKGADIADLAKKTTSAIPAGQGPKLFEWAHDWVGDYSQRGFLAGQGDELSVSLDQFTDAAAQAVQFDGKTVGLPHSAETVALVYNKDVVDSPPETVADMRSVMEDFHDPSNGKYGIGYPFDPYFASAWLQGFGGYYFDPQKDPMLGLEQSSTVKGLKFALDNFKPYMPKDPGYEAQAAVFAEGNAAFAINGPWYLSTLNEKGVNFGVTKLPKPEGGEPNPYTGITMWYFSKAMAEGGASASAARSFAEWHVTNEDRALQAAKDQGAIPVLDSLAGSDELPPRVRGFSEAVAQGYPMPTHPKMNKVWGPVGDALTKAFNGDADPESALAQAAKKIRSNWE from the coding sequence ATGTCAATGGAACGCAGGGCAGTGCTCAAGAAGCTCGGTGTGGCAGGTACCCTCGGCACGCTCGCGGGCTGTGTGGGCGTCCAGGAGCAGTCGACCGACACGCAGGCGAACGACGGCGGCGGTGGCAACGATAACGACGGCGGTGGCGACTCCGACTCGGAAGAGACGACGACCTCGTCCGGACCGGCCGGCACCGCGAAGGTCTGGTACAGCCTCCCCGACACGGAGATTCCGGCACGCAAGGAGGCCATCGAGAACTTCAACGGCAACTCCAAGCACACCATCAAGGGTGCGGACATCGCCGACCTCGCGAAGAAGACGACCAGTGCCATCCCCGCCGGCCAGGGCCCGAAACTCTTCGAGTGGGCACACGACTGGGTCGGCGACTACTCCCAGCGTGGCTTCCTCGCTGGCCAGGGCGACGAACTCTCCGTCAGCCTCGACCAGTTCACCGACGCGGCCGCACAGGCCGTCCAGTTCGACGGCAAGACCGTCGGCCTCCCGCACTCCGCGGAGACCGTGGCGCTCGTCTACAACAAGGACGTCGTCGATTCCCCGCCGGAGACGGTCGCCGACATGCGCTCCGTGATGGAGGACTTCCACGACCCCAGCAACGGGAAGTACGGCATCGGCTACCCGTTCGACCCCTACTTCGCCAGCGCGTGGCTCCAGGGCTTCGGTGGCTACTACTTCGACCCCCAGAAGGACCCGATGCTCGGCCTCGAGCAGTCGAGTACCGTCAAGGGGCTCAAGTTCGCACTCGACAACTTCAAGCCGTACATGCCGAAGGACCCCGGCTACGAGGCCCAGGCAGCCGTCTTCGCCGAGGGCAACGCCGCCTTCGCCATCAACGGCCCGTGGTACCTCTCGACGCTCAACGAGAAGGGCGTGAACTTCGGCGTCACGAAGCTCCCCAAGCCCGAGGGCGGCGAGCCCAACCCCTACACGGGCATCACGATGTGGTACTTCTCGAAGGCGATGGCCGAGGGCGGCGCCAGCGCGTCCGCCGCCCGGTCGTTCGCCGAGTGGCACGTCACGAACGAGGACCGCGCACTGCAGGCCGCGAAGGACCAGGGCGCCATCCCGGTCCTCGACAGCCTCGCCGGCAGCGACGAACTCCCGCCGCGCGTCCGTGGCTTCTCCGAGGCCGTCGCACAGGGCTACCCGATGCCGACGCACCCGAAAATGAACAAGGTGTGGGGCCCGGTCGGCGACGCCCTCACCAAGGCGTTCAACGGCGACGCGGACCCCGAATCGGCCCTCGCACAGGCCGCGAAGAAGATCCGGTCCAACTGGGAGTAA
- a CDS encoding glucan 1,4-alpha-glucosidase, with product MQLRDALNDYKHHRHDATAFPGESRSTTGHFSGRDGRLVHVDPDGSLSDYGYPLTGLNGLERSRFGLRVDDDVVWFDHCQPTAQTYHRHTALVVTDHETHLGSVSQYDLTLGDAHVTYFDCEDLSGEDVEVVAFVGFAPDAQDTRIGQLHHETAIEVFHTDEHDFVASATGFAEIQGQVAAKYGEILSDEPVDLPRPISNGRYEEARLSGNLVAFLPVEDGSATLTTLLTDSSEFPREDALAHLDDLAATYTDAGALEDAATEQVEVPVPDDHDYAEAMAADLRVLSLLSGRTGLRIAGPDFDPFYAYSGGYGYTWFRDDAEISLFLLESAAEYDLALDDWHDQSAAAYADTQREDGSWPHRVWPHDGSLAPGWANGRLESGDDVDYQADQTGSVIAFLGAYADATDDEADRTDVTATLEAALDSLDDTLEDDGRPEVCQNAWEDMTGRFTHTAATFLEAYATLAGTAGVDADLADHAASRARQVYDAMDDLWVPEKGIYALREYTEDEEEGTVLDARCDSATLAVAAAHRTYDQFESVDEARLDRLVSHVETVVQTLWRRPTDEVEGLIRYEGDGWRMREQHDEKIWSVSTAWGAHAAASLAAVLRDHGDDRADEFAALARELLALVLPGGPLCMDTSYLPEQVFDDGTPDSATPLGWPHALRLATVALMDEYDMLAERRAVADQ from the coding sequence ACGCACTCAACGATTACAAACACCATCGGCACGACGCGACCGCCTTCCCGGGCGAGTCCCGGTCGACGACTGGCCACTTCTCGGGACGGGACGGGCGGCTCGTCCACGTCGACCCGGACGGTTCTCTCTCTGACTACGGGTATCCGCTGACGGGGCTGAACGGGCTGGAACGGTCCCGGTTCGGCCTCCGCGTCGACGACGACGTCGTCTGGTTCGACCACTGCCAGCCGACCGCCCAGACCTACCACCGCCACACCGCGCTGGTCGTCACCGACCACGAGACACACCTCGGAAGCGTCAGCCAGTACGACCTCACACTCGGCGACGCCCACGTCACGTACTTCGACTGTGAGGACCTCTCGGGCGAGGACGTGGAGGTCGTCGCCTTCGTCGGGTTCGCCCCCGACGCCCAGGACACCCGCATCGGCCAGCTCCACCACGAGACCGCCATCGAGGTGTTCCACACCGACGAGCACGACTTCGTCGCCAGCGCGACCGGCTTCGCCGAGATACAGGGGCAGGTCGCCGCGAAGTACGGCGAGATACTGTCGGACGAGCCGGTCGACCTCCCCCGACCCATCAGCAACGGGCGCTACGAGGAGGCTCGCCTGAGCGGTAACCTCGTCGCGTTCCTCCCCGTCGAGGACGGCTCGGCGACGCTGACGACGCTCCTGACCGACAGCAGCGAGTTCCCGCGCGAGGACGCCCTCGCGCACCTCGACGACCTCGCGGCGACCTACACCGACGCGGGAGCCCTAGAGGACGCCGCCACCGAGCAGGTCGAGGTCCCCGTCCCCGACGACCACGACTATGCCGAGGCGATGGCGGCCGACCTGCGCGTCCTCTCGCTGCTCTCCGGGCGGACCGGCCTCCGTATCGCCGGCCCCGACTTCGACCCGTTCTACGCCTACTCCGGCGGCTACGGCTACACCTGGTTCCGCGACGACGCCGAGATATCCCTGTTCCTCCTGGAATCGGCCGCCGAGTACGACCTCGCCCTCGACGACTGGCACGACCAGAGCGCGGCCGCCTACGCCGACACCCAGCGCGAGGACGGCTCCTGGCCCCACCGCGTCTGGCCCCACGACGGCAGCCTCGCCCCCGGATGGGCCAACGGCCGGCTCGAGTCGGGCGACGACGTGGACTACCAGGCCGACCAGACCGGGAGCGTCATCGCCTTCCTCGGCGCCTACGCCGACGCGACCGACGACGAGGCAGACCGGACCGACGTGACGGCGACGCTCGAAGCCGCCCTCGACAGCCTCGACGACACGCTCGAGGACGACGGCCGGCCCGAGGTCTGCCAGAACGCCTGGGAGGACATGACCGGGCGGTTCACCCACACCGCCGCCACCTTCCTCGAGGCGTACGCGACCCTCGCCGGGACCGCGGGCGTCGACGCCGACCTCGCCGACCACGCCGCGAGCCGCGCCCGGCAGGTGTACGACGCCATGGACGACCTCTGGGTCCCCGAGAAGGGCATCTACGCGCTCCGGGAGTACACCGAGGACGAGGAGGAGGGCACCGTCCTCGACGCCCGGTGTGACTCCGCGACGCTGGCCGTGGCCGCCGCACACCGGACCTACGACCAGTTCGAGTCCGTCGACGAGGCCCGCCTCGACCGGCTCGTCTCCCACGTCGAGACGGTCGTCCAGACGCTCTGGCGCCGCCCCACCGACGAGGTCGAGGGGCTCATCCGCTACGAGGGCGACGGCTGGCGGATGCGCGAGCAGCACGACGAGAAGATCTGGTCCGTCTCGACCGCGTGGGGCGCCCACGCCGCCGCCAGCCTCGCGGCGGTCCTGCGCGACCACGGCGACGACCGCGCCGACGAGTTCGCCGCGCTGGCCCGCGAACTCCTCGCGCTCGTCCTCCCCGGCGGCCCGCTGTGCATGGACACCAGCTACCTCCCCGAGCAGGTGTTCGACGACGGGACGCCCGACAGCGCGACCCCCCTGGGCTGGCCCCACGCCCTCCGGCTGGCGACCGTCGCGCTGATGGACGAGTACGACATGCTGGCGGAACGGCGCGCCGTCGCCGACCAGTAG
- a CDS encoding ABC transporter ATP-binding protein, which translates to MATVTLDELRKEYDNGRIVAVDDLSIEVEDGEFVTVVGPSGCGKSTTLRMLAGLERPTAGRVNIGNEDVTDVHARNRDVAMVFQNYALYPHKTVAQNMGFGLRMSTDLSKDERQQRVIETAEMMGIEDLLDDKPDELSGGQKQRVALGRAIVREPDVFLFDEPLSNLDAKLRTSMRTEIQRLQADLDTTAIYVTHDQEEAMTMGDRIVILKDGELQQVGQPKEVYNNPTNEFVGGFVGSPSMNFLDVEVHDEAGRISLKGPDGFDFQLAEAETSALRRVNSGDDVRLGIRPEDVFVTDGGANAQTTTLDVLEPIGSDNYLYLDIGDDFIARVDSDIEPEPGQQIQITFDSNDVHLFDLETGESLFLDRGEEQTVTA; encoded by the coding sequence ATGGCGACAGTAACGCTGGACGAACTACGAAAGGAGTACGACAACGGGCGGATCGTGGCCGTCGACGACCTCTCCATCGAGGTCGAAGACGGCGAGTTCGTCACCGTGGTCGGGCCGTCAGGCTGCGGGAAATCGACGACGCTGCGGATGCTCGCGGGGCTGGAGCGCCCCACCGCCGGCCGGGTGAACATCGGGAACGAGGACGTGACGGACGTCCACGCGCGCAACCGCGACGTGGCGATGGTGTTCCAGAACTACGCGCTCTACCCCCACAAGACGGTCGCCCAGAACATGGGCTTCGGCCTGCGCATGAGTACGGACCTCTCGAAGGACGAGCGCCAGCAGCGCGTCATCGAGACGGCCGAGATGATGGGTATCGAGGACCTGCTCGACGACAAGCCCGACGAACTTTCCGGCGGGCAGAAACAGCGCGTCGCACTGGGGCGCGCCATCGTCCGCGAACCCGACGTGTTCCTGTTCGACGAGCCGCTGTCGAACCTCGACGCGAAGCTCCGGACCTCGATGCGGACCGAGATCCAGCGCCTGCAGGCCGACCTCGACACCACCGCCATCTACGTCACCCACGACCAGGAGGAGGCGATGACGATGGGCGACCGCATCGTCATCCTCAAAGACGGCGAACTCCAGCAGGTCGGCCAGCCGAAGGAGGTCTACAACAACCCGACGAACGAGTTCGTCGGCGGCTTCGTCGGCTCCCCGAGCATGAACTTCCTCGACGTGGAGGTACACGACGAGGCCGGCCGCATCAGCCTGAAGGGTCCCGACGGCTTCGACTTCCAGCTCGCCGAGGCCGAGACCAGCGCGCTCCGCCGGGTGAACAGCGGGGACGACGTCCGGCTGGGTATCCGCCCCGAGGACGTGTTCGTCACCGACGGCGGCGCGAACGCCCAGACCACCACCCTCGACGTGCTCGAACCCATCGGGAGCGACAACTACCTCTACCTCGACATCGGCGACGACTTCATCGCCCGCGTCGACTCCGACATCGAGCCCGAGCCCGGCCAGCAGATCCAGATCACCTTCGACTCCAATGACGTGCACCTCTTCGACCTCGAGACCGGCGAGTCGCTGTTCCTCGACCGGGGCGAAGAGCAGACCGTCACGGCCTGA
- a CDS encoding glycoside hydrolase family 15 protein, translating to MSDESEHDRSGSTRRALLGSLGGVAAVGLAGCNGQSDGSGTTADTGTTAGAGTGTGTTTATPELDPVELAPFWTTGEKYGLGTVADHAADESSRVWFTLTAGALTEPRFPRVDLMHFRTVDFLVTDGEGYVARSHDQSRRDDDPVERRVVPAADDALLYRHEVAASDDRDWSLQVEYAADPAGDAILMDVAFDAADEFDLYLVARPAISAATAGDAGVRVTDGDGYALAAEDAPTGGPVLDEDGNPYVVAASVAAADGFDWATAAGVKDESAMALVQRGEALDPSDSAEGNLVLAGRLGSGSTETTAAIGFVQDAAAEDATAEARRALDRGYEAVRAEYRASWRSFFEDVRVPDSVAGDDALEPQYRTAAMALRAVEDKTFHGAGIASPSVPWGKGVIADKASDVGYNFVWSRDLYQAFTALDAMGHAEAAIAATEYLLTVQQDEQGFLPQNTYLDGRTRWGGEQLDNVAFPLVMAYQLRERHGHGFDEAAYGYDSIRASADYVARSGPETAQERWEEEGGFSPSTIAAEVAGLACAARLAADEGEREDALVYLGLADRWRDGVSEWCATTTGADGHEPPYYFRVNDDRDPDDGADRGLANGGPTLDERAVIDAGFLELVRLGIVPADDELVQNSLSVVDETIRVDTPSGPAWYRYNGDGYGEGESGAPWSVAPNTKGRLWPIFTGERAEYELRAGTTSGDLAPQNLLRTMARFANEGRMIPEQVWDREEPTEYGWAFGEGTGSATPLSWSMAQFVRLAWSLDVGEPVETPAFVEQRYVEGEQTPAPSLDVTFPDPVVDTTEVSLSGTTDAAEVVVRTGAETTRLPVSDGSFDATVTLAEGRNQITVVAPSGDDPLETVGLATARTSVSVTGS from the coding sequence ATGAGTGACGAGAGCGAACACGACCGGTCCGGGTCGACGCGGCGCGCCCTGCTGGGCTCGCTCGGCGGGGTCGCGGCGGTCGGCCTCGCGGGCTGCAACGGCCAGAGCGACGGCAGTGGGACCACGGCCGACACCGGGACCACGGCGGGAGCCGGCACGGGGACCGGGACGACGACCGCGACACCGGAACTCGACCCGGTCGAACTCGCGCCCTTCTGGACGACCGGCGAGAAGTACGGGCTCGGCACGGTGGCGGACCACGCCGCCGACGAGTCCTCGCGCGTCTGGTTCACGCTGACGGCGGGCGCACTCACCGAGCCGCGCTTCCCGCGCGTCGACCTGATGCACTTCCGGACCGTGGACTTCCTCGTGACCGACGGCGAGGGCTACGTCGCCCGGAGCCACGACCAGAGTCGGCGCGACGACGACCCGGTCGAGCGCCGGGTCGTCCCCGCCGCAGACGACGCGCTGCTCTACCGCCACGAGGTCGCCGCGAGCGACGACCGCGACTGGTCGCTGCAGGTCGAGTACGCCGCCGACCCCGCCGGCGACGCCATCCTCATGGACGTGGCCTTCGACGCCGCCGACGAGTTCGACCTCTACCTCGTCGCGCGCCCGGCCATCTCGGCGGCGACCGCGGGCGACGCCGGCGTCAGGGTCACAGACGGCGACGGCTACGCGCTGGCGGCCGAGGACGCCCCGACCGGCGGGCCGGTGCTCGACGAGGACGGGAACCCCTACGTGGTCGCCGCGAGCGTGGCGGCCGCCGACGGCTTCGACTGGGCGACCGCCGCCGGCGTGAAGGACGAGTCCGCGATGGCGCTCGTCCAGCGAGGCGAGGCGCTCGACCCGAGCGATTCCGCCGAGGGGAACCTCGTCCTCGCCGGGCGACTCGGCTCCGGCAGCACCGAGACCACCGCCGCCATCGGCTTCGTGCAGGACGCCGCCGCGGAGGACGCGACCGCGGAAGCCAGGCGCGCGCTGGACCGCGGCTACGAGGCGGTCCGCGCCGAGTACCGCGCCTCCTGGCGGTCGTTCTTCGAGGACGTGCGCGTCCCCGACTCGGTCGCGGGCGACGACGCCCTCGAACCGCAGTACCGGACCGCCGCTATGGCCCTGCGCGCGGTCGAGGACAAGACCTTCCACGGCGCCGGCATCGCCTCCCCGTCGGTCCCCTGGGGCAAGGGCGTCATCGCCGACAAAGCGAGCGACGTGGGCTACAACTTCGTCTGGTCGCGCGACCTCTACCAGGCGTTCACCGCCCTCGACGCGATGGGGCACGCCGAGGCGGCCATCGCGGCCACCGAGTACCTGCTGACGGTCCAGCAGGACGAACAGGGCTTCCTCCCGCAGAACACCTACCTCGACGGGCGCACCCGCTGGGGCGGCGAGCAACTCGACAACGTCGCCTTCCCGCTCGTGATGGCCTACCAGCTGCGCGAACGCCACGGGCACGGATTCGATGAGGCGGCCTACGGCTACGACAGCATCCGGGCGTCCGCGGACTACGTGGCCCGGAGCGGCCCCGAGACGGCCCAGGAACGCTGGGAGGAGGAGGGCGGCTTCTCGCCGAGCACCATCGCGGCCGAGGTCGCCGGCCTCGCGTGCGCCGCGCGCCTGGCCGCGGACGAGGGCGAGCGCGAGGACGCGCTGGTCTACCTCGGCCTGGCGGACCGCTGGCGCGACGGCGTCTCGGAGTGGTGTGCGACCACGACCGGCGCGGACGGCCACGAGCCGCCGTACTACTTCCGCGTGAACGACGACCGCGACCCCGACGACGGTGCGGACCGCGGGCTGGCAAACGGCGGCCCGACGCTCGACGAGCGCGCCGTCATCGACGCCGGCTTCCTCGAACTCGTCCGACTCGGCATCGTCCCGGCCGACGACGAGCTGGTGCAGAACTCGCTGTCGGTGGTCGACGAGACCATCCGCGTCGACACGCCCAGCGGCCCGGCCTGGTACCGCTACAACGGCGACGGCTACGGCGAGGGCGAATCGGGCGCGCCGTGGTCGGTCGCACCGAACACGAAGGGGCGGCTCTGGCCCATCTTCACGGGCGAGCGCGCCGAGTACGAGCTCCGCGCGGGGACCACCTCGGGCGACCTCGCCCCGCAGAACCTGCTTCGGACGATGGCCCGGTTCGCCAACGAAGGCCGCATGATCCCCGAGCAGGTGTGGGACCGCGAGGAGCCGACCGAGTACGGCTGGGCGTTCGGCGAGGGCACGGGCAGTGCCACGCCCCTCTCGTGGAGCATGGCCCAGTTCGTCCGGCTCGCGTGGAGCCTCGACGTGGGTGAACCGGTCGAGACGCCCGCGTTCGTCGAGCAGCGCTACGTCGAGGGCGAACAGACGCCGGCGCCCTCGCTCGACGTGACCTTCCCCGACCCGGTCGTGGACACGACGGAGGTGTCCCTCTCGGGGACGACCGACGCGGCCGAGGTCGTCGTCAGGACCGGCGCGGAGACCACCCGACTGCCCGTCTCCGACGGCTCCTTCGACGCGACCGTCACGCTCGCCGAGGGTCGGAACCAGATCACCGTGGTCGCGCCGAGTGGCGACGACCCGCTGGAGACGGTCGGGCTGGCGACGGCCCGGACGTCGGTCTCGGTCACGGGGTCCTAG